A genomic window from Candidatus Eremiobacteraceae bacterium includes:
- a CDS encoding GNAT family N-acetyltransferase, which translates to MTAADLPAADGIFRGAFAAYLGVDPQTFMRGRAMVQGRFGTNPAGAIVAHDGDKVVGSNMLANWGSFGFFGPLTVDPTRWKQGIAKRLMEETVARFDAWGTRHAALFTFADSTQHQALYQKFDFWPRFLTAIMHKVPSEPPAQTFSRFSRLDRNQRVSAVDEARDLCDDVLAGLDLGREIDGIAAQSLGDTILIRSGDRLEGIALCHFGGASEADERSFYVKFAAARPGQNAQSNFIALIGACESLAVENGLTDIEIGVSTETVEAYRTLIGLGFKPAHFGVFMLRGVGSAIYRPDRYVIADLR; encoded by the coding sequence ATGACCGCTGCTGATCTGCCCGCGGCAGATGGCATATTTCGCGGCGCGTTCGCCGCGTATCTTGGGGTCGACCCGCAGACCTTTATGCGCGGCCGCGCGATGGTTCAGGGCCGATTCGGCACGAATCCGGCCGGTGCGATCGTCGCGCACGACGGCGATAAGGTCGTCGGCTCTAACATGCTAGCGAATTGGGGCTCGTTCGGTTTTTTCGGTCCCTTAACGGTTGACCCGACGCGTTGGAAACAAGGGATAGCGAAGCGCTTGATGGAGGAGACCGTCGCGCGCTTCGACGCGTGGGGCACGAGACACGCGGCGCTCTTCACGTTCGCGGACAGCACGCAGCATCAAGCGCTCTATCAGAAGTTTGATTTCTGGCCGCGCTTCCTGACCGCGATCATGCATAAGGTTCCAAGCGAACCTCCTGCGCAGACCTTCAGTCGTTTTTCGCGATTGGATCGAAACCAACGAGTATCGGCGGTTGACGAAGCGCGGGATCTCTGCGACGACGTGCTTGCCGGTCTCGATCTCGGCCGAGAGATCGATGGAATCGCGGCGCAATCACTTGGCGACACGATCCTCATCCGGTCCGGCGATCGCCTCGAAGGTATCGCGCTGTGCCATTTCGGCGGCGCCTCCGAAGCTGACGAGAGGAGTTTTTACGTCAAGTTTGCGGCGGCGCGGCCCGGACAGAACGCCCAGTCGAATTTCATAGCGCTGATCGGCGCATGCGAATCACTTGCCGTAGAGAACGGGTTGACCGACATCGAGATCGGCGTCAGCACGGAGACGGTCGAAGCGTACAGGACGCTCATCGGACTCGGTTTCAAGCCTGCGCATTTCGGCGTCTTCATGCTGCGCGGCGTCGGAAGCGCGATTTATCGCCCGGATCGATATGTCATCGCGGATCTGCGTTAA
- a CDS encoding iron-sulfur cluster assembly scaffold protein: MDFPKFQELVTNRPGFAQMENPTATGEYFSDSCGDMYTFYLKIDGEKRITDASYFTTGCGFGVATCAILTTLIKGKTVDEAAALQPADIESFLGGYPERKKDYPERVLEALHVAIGNYRKSETPTTAAESFAKFN, translated from the coding sequence ATGGATTTCCCCAAGTTCCAGGAACTCGTGACGAACCGGCCTGGGTTCGCCCAGATGGAGAACCCGACCGCGACGGGCGAGTACTTCTCGGACTCCTGCGGCGATATGTACACGTTCTATCTGAAGATCGACGGAGAAAAGCGCATCACCGACGCCTCGTACTTCACCACGGGCTGCGGATTCGGCGTCGCGACGTGCGCGATTCTGACCACTTTGATCAAAGGCAAGACCGTGGACGAAGCGGCCGCGCTGCAACCCGCCGATATTGAAAGTTTTCTCGGCGGATACCCGGAGCGCAAGAAAGATTATCCCGAGCGCGTGCTTGAGGCGCTCCACGTGGCGATCGGCAACTATCGCAAGTCTGAGACGCCGACCACGGCGGCGGAGAGCTTCGCCAAGTTTAATTGA
- a CDS encoding glycoside hydrolase family 15 protein, with protein MPRDIPIGNGRMLVTFDGRYQLRDIYFPYVGAENHSPGDVCRTGLWADGAFAWFSDDEWRRTIEYVPETLVTSVELQHDGLEVAVSCRDTVDRDRDLMIRRIAVKNLADRAREIRIFFHYDLHIEGNGIGDTFAYRPDVQAVVAYKRRRYFLMNGQVGQGQASTVGIASWATGIKELHGAEGTWRDAEDGLLGRNSIAQGSVDGTIALHAPNIGSQEEALFFHWLALGKTWQDVAALDDLVRLRGPDSLLSRTENYWHLWVNKEPADFADLDESLGGLYKRSLLIIQTQSDERGAIVAANDSDILRQARDTYSYVWPRDGALVACAFIQAGYNIPAARFFEFCSHAVTDDGYLLHKYNPGGSLASSWHPWLDPLGRPQLPIQEDETALVVYALWEHYRRFRDVDFLRALYRRLIVNPANFMVAYREPHTGLPSPSWDLWEERHGITAFTTGTVWAGLEAAARFARLFGDDALCAKYETAAREIKEAALRHLWSPSSNRFSRMVNVGEDGSIVRDDTIESSVFGLWYFGMLPPDDPLVAATVQTVRERLWVKTEIGGCARYDHDWYQRVTDDFDVVPGNPWFVCTLWLAQYDIATARCRAELASARDILAWARTRALPSGVLAEQADPYSGAPLSVSPLTWSHGTYCLAVREYVAKWNALGA; from the coding sequence ATGCCGCGCGATATTCCTATCGGCAACGGCCGCATGCTCGTGACCTTCGACGGCCGCTATCAGCTCCGCGACATCTATTTCCCGTATGTCGGCGCAGAGAACCACAGCCCAGGCGATGTCTGCCGGACGGGCCTCTGGGCTGATGGCGCGTTTGCCTGGTTTTCCGACGATGAATGGCGGCGCACGATCGAGTATGTGCCGGAGACGCTCGTCACGTCGGTCGAACTGCAGCACGACGGTCTCGAAGTGGCCGTCTCATGCAGAGATACGGTCGACCGTGACCGCGACCTCATGATCCGGCGCATCGCCGTCAAGAATCTCGCCGACCGCGCGCGCGAGATCCGCATCTTCTTCCATTACGATCTGCACATCGAAGGCAACGGCATCGGCGACACGTTTGCCTACCGGCCCGACGTGCAGGCGGTCGTCGCGTACAAGCGCCGGCGCTACTTCCTCATGAATGGGCAGGTCGGCCAAGGTCAGGCGAGCACGGTAGGGATCGCATCGTGGGCGACCGGCATCAAAGAGCTGCACGGCGCGGAGGGCACGTGGCGCGATGCCGAAGACGGCTTGCTCGGCCGCAATTCTATCGCGCAAGGGTCGGTAGACGGCACGATCGCGTTGCACGCGCCAAACATCGGATCGCAGGAAGAGGCGCTCTTCTTCCACTGGCTTGCACTCGGCAAGACGTGGCAGGACGTGGCGGCGCTCGACGACCTCGTGCGGCTGCGCGGACCAGATTCGCTGCTTTCGCGCACGGAAAACTATTGGCACCTCTGGGTGAACAAGGAGCCCGCCGACTTCGCCGACTTGGACGAGAGCCTCGGCGGTCTCTACAAGCGCAGCCTACTGATCATCCAAACTCAATCCGACGAACGCGGCGCGATCGTGGCGGCCAACGATTCGGATATTCTCCGGCAAGCGCGCGACACGTATTCGTACGTCTGGCCGCGTGATGGCGCGCTCGTGGCCTGTGCGTTCATCCAGGCCGGCTACAACATCCCGGCCGCGCGCTTTTTCGAATTCTGTTCCCATGCCGTGACCGATGACGGCTATCTCCTCCATAAGTACAATCCCGGCGGATCGCTTGCGTCGTCGTGGCACCCCTGGCTCGATCCGCTCGGCAGACCGCAGTTGCCGATCCAAGAGGACGAGACGGCGCTCGTGGTCTACGCGCTCTGGGAGCACTACCGCAGATTCCGCGACGTCGACTTTCTGCGCGCGCTCTATCGCCGGCTCATCGTCAATCCGGCGAACTTCATGGTCGCGTATCGGGAGCCGCACACCGGATTGCCGAGTCCATCATGGGATCTGTGGGAAGAGCGCCATGGCATCACCGCCTTCACCACCGGAACCGTCTGGGCTGGGCTCGAGGCGGCCGCGCGCTTTGCGCGGTTGTTCGGCGATGACGCGCTGTGCGCGAAGTATGAGACCGCCGCGCGGGAGATCAAAGAAGCTGCGCTGCGACATCTCTGGTCTCCGTCGTCCAATCGTTTTTCCCGGATGGTCAACGTCGGCGAAGACGGCTCTATCGTCCGCGACGACACGATCGAGAGCAGCGTCTTCGGGCTCTGGTACTTCGGGATGTTGCCGCCGGATGATCCGCTCGTCGCCGCGACCGTGCAGACCGTCCGCGAGCGGCTCTGGGTGAAGACCGAGATCGGCGGCTGCGCGCGCTACGATCACGATTGGTATCAGCGCGTGACGGATGATTTCGACGTGGTGCCGGGCAACCCGTGGTTCGTATGCACGTTGTGGTTGGCGCAGTACGACATCGCGACGGCGCGCTGCCGCGCCGAACTAGCGAGCGCGCGCGATATATTGGCGTGGGCGCGGACGCGCGCGCTTCCGAGCGGCGTGTTAGCCGAGCAAGCCGATCCGTACAGCGGCGCGCCGCTTTCGGTATCGCCGCTCACGTGGAGCCACGGTACCTATTGTCTTGCCGTGCGCGAGTACGTGGCGAAATGGAATGCGCTCGGAGCATAA
- a CDS encoding STAS domain-containing protein codes for MHARDKYYASLLQAKSTAVALCGEPDIAVLSIDNHLDARAASLIRSRFKRLIAGGRSDAVVDLTKVAALNSTSLGSFVCALRAMHRIGASIVLVADGGLISRMLELTALTRLFRVHASVGAAIASFSSAAA; via the coding sequence ATGCACGCCCGCGATAAGTATTACGCGTCACTGCTCCAGGCGAAGTCAACGGCGGTCGCCCTTTGCGGCGAGCCCGATATCGCCGTGCTTTCGATAGATAATCACCTCGATGCCCGCGCTGCTTCGCTGATCAGATCGCGGTTCAAGCGTCTTATTGCCGGCGGGCGAAGCGATGCCGTCGTGGACCTGACTAAAGTCGCAGCGCTCAACTCGACGAGCCTCGGATCCTTTGTCTGCGCGCTGCGCGCGATGCATCGCATCGGCGCATCGATCGTGTTGGTCGCGGACGGCGGGCTCATCTCGCGCATGCTCGAATTGACCGCATTGACGCGCTTGTTCCGTGTGCACGCTTCGGTCGGAGCTGCGATCGCGTCATTCTCCTCCGCCGCGGCCTGA
- a CDS encoding STAS domain-containing protein: MKNAATIARSASARFTRGAVSLLDDRIETVQVGTRLVASNAKRFGRSMLRMLQRSAVLCIIDMSDVEVVDSSGFGSLISAIRKVEEAGGAAAIVCTNSAVKRLFEVAGITRIVPVVGRLADARTILEAFDRDELAS; the protein is encoded by the coding sequence ATGAAGAACGCCGCCACCATCGCTCGCAGTGCATCCGCGCGTTTCACGCGCGGGGCAGTTTCGCTCCTGGACGATCGCATCGAGACCGTCCAGGTCGGAACGCGCCTCGTCGCGTCAAACGCCAAGCGCTTCGGGCGATCCATGCTCCGCATGCTCCAGCGGTCCGCCGTGCTCTGCATCATCGACATGTCGGATGTCGAGGTCGTGGACAGCTCCGGATTCGGATCGCTCATCTCCGCGATTCGCAAAGTCGAAGAGGCGGGCGGTGCTGCCGCTATCGTCTGCACGAACAGCGCGGTCAAACGGCTCTTCGAGGTCGCGGGCATCACGCGCATCGTGCCGGTCGTCGGACGCCTCGCCGACGCTCGCACGATCCTCGAAGCTTTCGATCGCGACGAGCTCGCGAGCTAG
- a CDS encoding diguanylate cyclase, protein MFARVRGDAAFAALHTELAAFGFRKFTIATFGDDPSSPVRYRYHGDMSDPNPGPLDSHMLAFALTSAQPQLFAGVQSSLPAPKRPAALAAPLYVGGTLRGFCVAQSDGSFAPGALAIAETAAVLIGHRLDAMQRERAENAASRARSLLLATSRTLANESDVEALFGKFHAHIGRAMDASIFWAGLLDDAGEELEIVYCVEHGHAAARGMRIRLTEIGRAVIENAAAKVFRQLEDWLPYDSRNFTGTPDPVSAIFAPLKLANRVIGLMCVQTTKSNAYSDADVDLFVAVSEQAAIAVENAANTRASARRAADLNLIVEVARALTSELDLRGLFGKIKDQVRRVIDAPLFMVAFAGEAHTVTLEYLVEGDREFPPQRYPIEGTIVGRVFETGAPVLVANIAERERLTQTAVGEGVVKVQSVLAVPLTIGGEIIGALAVQSYAQSAYSDRHVELLTAIAEQSAVAVRNATLYERAKLRADHDALTGLPNKQTLLDRLSFELKRAQREHGRLALLMMDVDQFKGINDSYGHQFGDAVLKVVAGSLHAVARGSDVVGRFGGDEFCAILPGADGDAARAFVERLRADVEARPVRHGGHSPVPISLSIGFGAYPEDADNLEQLVASADAALYADKRGERARRSGDDVLEWTPGAALTPFLALVSVIANSGRRRREHMRTMHRFATAYAGAAGLDPKTTETLLQAATLVDVGELALPGRVFAKPGVLDDAERTLVQTHVERGSELLRGYPDGAAAAEALAFHHERIDGSGYPRGLRGDQISELGKVLAVIDVLAAMEADRPHRRAFTRADAIARLRADTGFEQRIVETLVRAIM, encoded by the coding sequence GTGTTCGCGCGCGTCCGCGGCGATGCCGCGTTTGCCGCTTTGCACACCGAGCTGGCGGCGTTCGGCTTCCGAAAGTTCACCATCGCGACGTTCGGCGACGATCCGTCGAGTCCGGTGCGCTACCGCTATCATGGTGACATGAGCGATCCAAATCCGGGCCCGCTCGATTCGCACATGCTCGCGTTCGCGCTGACGAGCGCTCAGCCGCAGCTTTTCGCCGGCGTCCAATCCTCGCTGCCGGCCCCGAAGCGGCCCGCGGCACTCGCTGCGCCGCTCTACGTCGGTGGAACGCTGCGCGGGTTCTGCGTGGCCCAGAGCGATGGATCGTTCGCGCCTGGCGCGCTCGCCATCGCCGAGACCGCCGCCGTGCTCATCGGACATCGGCTCGATGCGATGCAGCGCGAGCGCGCGGAAAACGCCGCTTCGCGCGCGCGATCGCTCCTGCTCGCGACTTCGCGTACGCTTGCGAACGAGTCAGACGTTGAGGCGCTCTTCGGAAAGTTCCACGCCCACATCGGCCGCGCGATGGATGCGTCGATCTTCTGGGCCGGGCTTCTCGACGACGCCGGAGAAGAGCTCGAGATCGTCTATTGCGTCGAGCATGGGCACGCCGCCGCGCGCGGGATGCGCATCAGACTCACTGAAATCGGGCGCGCGGTCATCGAAAACGCGGCCGCAAAGGTGTTCAGGCAGCTCGAGGACTGGCTGCCGTATGATAGCCGCAACTTCACGGGCACGCCGGATCCGGTCTCGGCGATTTTCGCGCCGCTGAAGCTCGCCAATCGAGTCATCGGGCTCATGTGCGTGCAGACGACGAAGTCGAACGCCTACAGCGACGCGGATGTGGATCTCTTCGTCGCCGTCTCGGAGCAGGCTGCGATAGCGGTTGAGAACGCCGCCAATACGCGCGCGAGCGCGCGCCGCGCGGCAGACTTGAACCTCATCGTGGAAGTGGCGCGCGCGCTGACCTCGGAGTTGGACTTGCGCGGCCTTTTCGGCAAGATAAAAGATCAAGTGCGCCGCGTGATCGATGCACCGCTCTTCATGGTCGCGTTCGCCGGCGAAGCGCACACCGTCACGCTCGAGTACCTCGTCGAAGGCGACCGGGAGTTTCCGCCGCAACGTTATCCGATCGAAGGAACGATCGTCGGGCGCGTGTTCGAGACCGGTGCGCCCGTGCTCGTGGCGAACATCGCGGAGCGCGAGCGGCTGACGCAGACGGCGGTCGGAGAAGGCGTGGTCAAAGTTCAATCCGTCCTCGCCGTGCCTTTGACCATCGGCGGCGAGATCATCGGCGCGCTCGCGGTTCAATCGTATGCGCAGTCCGCGTATAGCGACCGCCATGTCGAGCTGTTGACCGCGATCGCAGAACAGTCGGCCGTTGCGGTGCGCAACGCGACCCTCTACGAGCGGGCAAAACTTCGCGCCGATCACGACGCCTTGACGGGACTTCCCAACAAGCAGACGCTGCTGGATCGACTGAGTTTCGAACTCAAGCGGGCACAGCGCGAACACGGACGGCTTGCGTTGCTGATGATGGACGTGGATCAGTTCAAGGGGATCAACGATTCGTACGGCCACCAGTTCGGAGACGCCGTGCTCAAAGTGGTGGCCGGTTCCTTGCATGCCGTGGCTCGCGGAAGCGACGTCGTCGGGCGCTTCGGCGGCGACGAGTTCTGCGCGATTCTGCCCGGAGCCGACGGCGATGCGGCGCGAGCGTTCGTCGAGCGACTTCGCGCGGACGTCGAGGCGCGCCCCGTGAGGCACGGCGGCCATTCCCCCGTCCCCATCTCGCTCTCGATCGGCTTTGGTGCGTACCCCGAGGACGCGGATAATCTGGAGCAGCTCGTCGCTTCGGCAGATGCCGCGCTTTACGCGGACAAACGCGGCGAGCGCGCGCGCCGATCGGGCGACGACGTGCTCGAATGGACGCCGGGAGCCGCCCTTACGCCCTTCTTGGCGTTGGTCAGCGTGATCGCGAACAGCGGCCGGCGCCGTCGCGAGCACATGCGTACGATGCATCGCTTTGCGACAGCGTATGCCGGCGCTGCCGGATTGGACCCGAAGACGACCGAGACGCTGCTACAGGCAGCCACTCTCGTCGATGTCGGTGAACTCGCGCTACCAGGGCGCGTGTTCGCGAAACCCGGCGTCCTTGACGACGCGGAGCGAACGCTGGTTCAGACCCATGTCGAGCGAGGCTCGGAACTGTTGCGCGGCTATCCCGACGGCGCCGCAGCCGCTGAAGCGTTGGCTTTCCATCACGAACGCATTGACGGCTCCGGTTATCCGCGCGGGCTGCGCGGCGATCAGATCTCGGAGCTCGGCAAGGTGCTAGCCGTTATCGACGTGCTCGCGGCGATGGAAGCTGATCGTCCGCATCGGCGCGCCTTCACGCGAGCCGACGCGATCGCGCGGCTTCGTGCTGACACAGGTTTTGAACAGCGCATCGTGGAGACCCTCGTCCGCGCAATAATGTAG
- a CDS encoding diguanylate cyclase has product MQGDASHPVRYVYNSDIGRSETEPLDSATLAAALAAESSAILAPIVPLARANPAVPKHLAHAMVCPMRAGGARVGFCLAQGEHAFTDHDLALLEACATLAGHQAVLDEEVRRSEERSRALHLLLETARVLSSEFDIATLFRKFHGLIARVMDAPNFVGALLADDGKRLELRYAAEVDQSTTELMLVPPDSLSSVVVRSGEAVIIRRPEDWDRYRTVEILEGPGPGSALFVPIKLGDRVLGVFSVQSHRIEAYGQSHLDLLTAVSEQAAVAVENARNLHASTQRAADLNLLVEVASAVSAELDLRRVFAQIHAQVRRVIDAPLFFAALEIGEIDAVRLEYLVEGDRVFDPQRFSTKGTIVGVVFETGRPVLVRDAIERDRLTKQTIGQGAATVQSVVAAPMAIGGRTIGVLSVQSYEKHAYDERHLRLLSAIAEQSAGAVQNARLYEQARDLADHDPLTGLLHHRAIQERIATELKRAQRNGGRMALVMLDVDNFKSFNDTYGHPVGDRVLRGLATSMRRAARASDSVGRYGGDEFCAILPDAGPGAARSFIQRLVADIAREPFRVDGGEPVPIAVSAGFSVYPEDGERREALVAAADLALYAGKRTETIALATGEAPAARLIGDFAPFDAHVLAIANAGPYSHSHQIAVNWLAADYAKYVEMPAADRALLLRASVLIDVGELAIPTSVLRKPGALDETELRLMRSHPSLGYDIVRAAAGQDELAEIVLSHHEHFDGKGYPRGLAGEHIHRIARALGVLDAFGAMTADRPFRRARDQADAIIELQKNAGSQFDSAVVEAVVEMLRAG; this is encoded by the coding sequence GTGCAAGGCGACGCATCGCACCCCGTGCGCTACGTCTACAACAGCGACATCGGACGGTCTGAAACCGAGCCGCTTGATTCAGCGACCCTGGCTGCAGCGCTCGCCGCGGAGTCCTCTGCGATCTTGGCGCCCATCGTGCCGCTCGCACGAGCAAACCCAGCCGTGCCGAAGCATCTCGCGCACGCGATGGTATGTCCCATGCGTGCCGGCGGCGCGCGCGTCGGGTTCTGTCTTGCGCAAGGGGAGCACGCGTTTACAGACCACGACCTTGCTCTGCTCGAAGCGTGCGCGACGTTGGCCGGCCATCAAGCGGTGCTCGATGAAGAGGTTCGCAGATCCGAGGAGCGCTCGCGTGCGCTCCACCTCCTGCTCGAAACAGCGCGCGTGCTCTCCAGCGAATTCGACATCGCCACGCTGTTCCGCAAGTTCCACGGCTTGATCGCCCGCGTGATGGATGCACCGAACTTCGTCGGCGCTCTGCTTGCCGATGATGGGAAACGGCTGGAGCTGCGCTATGCGGCGGAGGTCGATCAATCGACGACGGAATTGATGCTCGTGCCGCCGGATTCGCTGTCGAGCGTGGTCGTCCGCAGCGGCGAAGCGGTGATCATCAGGCGCCCTGAGGATTGGGATCGCTACCGCACCGTTGAAATTCTGGAAGGTCCGGGCCCCGGCTCCGCGCTTTTCGTCCCCATCAAACTCGGCGATCGCGTACTCGGTGTGTTCAGCGTGCAGAGCCACCGGATCGAAGCGTACGGACAATCGCACCTCGATCTCCTCACCGCGGTCTCCGAACAGGCGGCGGTCGCGGTCGAAAATGCGCGCAATCTGCACGCCAGTACGCAGCGCGCCGCGGACCTCAACTTGCTGGTTGAAGTCGCAAGCGCCGTGTCGGCGGAGCTCGATCTGCGCCGCGTCTTCGCTCAGATCCATGCGCAAGTCAGGCGCGTCATCGACGCACCGCTGTTCTTCGCGGCGCTCGAGATCGGCGAAATCGATGCCGTGCGCCTGGAATATCTCGTCGAAGGCGACCGCGTCTTCGATCCGCAGCGCTTTTCGACCAAGGGCACGATCGTCGGCGTAGTCTTCGAAACCGGGCGGCCGGTGCTGGTCCGAGATGCGATCGAACGGGACCGGCTCACGAAGCAGACGATCGGGCAGGGAGCGGCGACCGTGCAATCGGTCGTGGCGGCGCCGATGGCGATCGGCGGGCGCACGATCGGCGTGCTCTCGGTGCAATCCTACGAGAAACACGCCTACGACGAACGCCATCTTCGGCTGCTGTCGGCGATCGCCGAACAGTCCGCCGGCGCAGTGCAGAACGCGCGGCTGTACGAACAGGCGCGCGATCTCGCCGATCACGATCCGCTCACCGGACTGCTCCACCACCGCGCCATTCAAGAGCGGATCGCCACGGAATTGAAACGAGCGCAGCGCAACGGCGGTCGAATGGCGCTTGTCATGCTCGACGTCGACAATTTCAAAAGTTTCAACGATACGTACGGACATCCGGTCGGCGATCGCGTGCTGCGCGGTCTTGCAACGTCGATGCGGCGCGCCGCTCGGGCGAGCGACAGCGTCGGCAGATACGGCGGCGACGAGTTCTGCGCCATCCTACCAGACGCCGGCCCCGGTGCTGCGCGCTCGTTCATCCAACGGCTCGTGGCTGACATCGCGCGCGAACCGTTCCGCGTTGACGGCGGCGAACCGGTGCCGATCGCGGTCAGCGCCGGCTTCTCAGTTTACCCGGAAGACGGCGAGCGGCGCGAGGCGCTCGTCGCAGCGGCCGATCTCGCGCTATATGCCGGCAAACGCACGGAAACGATCGCGCTGGCCACAGGTGAAGCCCCGGCCGCCCGCCTGATCGGCGACTTTGCGCCTTTCGACGCGCACGTGCTCGCCATCGCAAATGCGGGCCCATACTCGCACTCGCATCAGATCGCGGTCAATTGGCTTGCGGCCGACTACGCGAAATACGTCGAAATGCCGGCGGCCGATCGAGCGCTGCTGCTTCGGGCCTCGGTGTTGATCGACGTCGGCGAGCTCGCGATTCCGACCTCGGTGTTACGCAAACCGGGAGCATTGGATGAGACCGAACTCCGTCTCATGCGGTCGCATCCATCGCTCGGGTACGACATCGTACGGGCTGCAGCCGGTCAAGACGAATTGGCCGAGATCGTGCTTTCGCACCACGAGCACTTCGACGGCAAAGGCTATCCGCGCGGACTCGCGGGTGAACATATCCATCGGATCGCGCGCGCGCTCGGCGTGCTCGATGCCTTTGGCGCCATGACAGCGGATCGACCCTTCAGGCGCGCGCGCGACCAGGCCGACGCGATCATCGAATTGCAAAAAAATGCGGGCTCGCAATTCGATTCCGCCGTGGTGGAAGCCGTCGTGGAGATGCTCCGCGCCGGCTAG
- a CDS encoding VOC family protein: MKIKVTGIYVDDQEKALRFFTDVMGFTKKSDFSNGPYRWLTVTPPGDPDGTELQLALNDNPAAKAYQQALFQQGQPAVMLFTDDIKADYERVKARGAEFTMPPTEVTGSTIAQLKDTCGNLIQLTQLAR, encoded by the coding sequence ATGAAGATCAAGGTGACCGGCATCTATGTGGACGATCAGGAGAAAGCGCTTCGCTTCTTCACTGACGTGATGGGCTTTACGAAGAAGAGCGATTTTAGCAACGGCCCGTATCGCTGGCTGACCGTGACTCCGCCGGGCGATCCCGACGGGACCGAACTGCAACTCGCGCTGAACGACAATCCGGCAGCTAAAGCATACCAACAAGCGCTATTCCAACAGGGTCAGCCCGCGGTGATGCTCTTCACCGACGACATCAAAGCTGACTACGAGCGGGTCAAAGCGCGCGGCGCCGAGTTCACCATGCCGCCGACCGAAGTGACCGGCTCGACTATCGCGCAGCTGAAGGACACCTGCGGCAACCTTATTCAGCTGACGCAGCTTGCTCGCTAG
- a CDS encoding helix-turn-helix domain-containing protein encodes MREDSFFQTTRGRIVAALKRTPKTASELSTELGLTANAVRQHLARLERDGLVAEAKARRGRTKPSQLFSLTHDGDRLFPQRYDVLLNAVLDEVRREGGVDAVATIFRNIGERSARRHAHRFEGKDVGQRVDEIAKILGEHGVLADVERRPEGFVLREHNCPFKETAVSHPQVCSVVHTLMGESLSDKPQQRTSIARGDDTCEFLVPAESGTAGGN; translated from the coding sequence ATGCGAGAGGACAGCTTCTTCCAGACCACCCGCGGGCGCATTGTCGCGGCGTTGAAGCGCACGCCGAAGACGGCGAGCGAACTGTCGACCGAGCTCGGCCTGACGGCAAATGCCGTGCGCCAGCACTTGGCGCGGCTCGAGCGCGACGGTCTTGTGGCCGAAGCAAAAGCGCGGCGCGGCCGCACCAAGCCGAGCCAGCTCTTCTCGCTGACGCACGACGGGGATCGGCTCTTCCCGCAACGCTACGACGTCTTGCTCAACGCGGTCCTCGACGAAGTGCGCCGCGAGGGCGGCGTCGACGCCGTGGCCACGATTTTCCGCAACATCGGTGAGCGCAGCGCGCGAAGGCACGCGCATCGCTTCGAAGGCAAGGATGTGGGTCAGCGCGTGGACGAGATCGCGAAGATCCTCGGCGAACACGGCGTCCTAGCGGACGTCGAACGCCGGCCTGAAGGCTTCGTGCTGCGCGAGCACAACTGCCCATTTAAGGAGACCGCGGTCTCGCATCCGCAGGTCTGCAGCGTTGTGCACACGCTCATGGGCGAGTCGCTCTCGGACAAGCCGCAGCAGCGGACGTCGATTGCGCGCGGCGACGACACCTGCGAATTTCTCGTTCCGGCCGAGTCCGGAACCGCCGGAGGCAATTGA
- a CDS encoding DUF1801 domain-containing protein → MKPSERVDQMLAELTDWRGKTLAAVRKCVLDADPEIVEDWKYLGSPVWSRDGTIAVGNAHKGKVKVTFAHGAQIKDPDRLFNNGLGGKEWRAIDLSEGDTINRPALTKLVRAAIAYNLDTKKKRLAATAAKSPGRKKRR, encoded by the coding sequence ATGAAGCCATCGGAACGTGTCGACCAGATGCTCGCGGAACTCACCGACTGGCGAGGCAAGACGCTCGCCGCTGTCCGCAAGTGCGTGCTTGACGCCGACCCGGAGATCGTCGAAGACTGGAAATACTTGGGAAGCCCGGTCTGGTCACGCGACGGAACGATCGCGGTCGGCAACGCCCACAAAGGGAAAGTCAAAGTCACATTTGCCCACGGAGCGCAGATCAAAGATCCGGACAGGCTCTTCAATAACGGCTTAGGCGGCAAAGAGTGGCGAGCGATAGATCTTTCGGAAGGGGATACGATCAACAGGCCCGCACTCACGAAGCTCGTGCGCGCCGCCATCGCCTACAATCTGGACACGAAGAAGAAAAGGCTGGCGGCCACAGCCGCGAAATCACCCGGACGAAAAAAACGAAGGTGA